The window AAGCCGGTTTCGCCGGTGAGCTTGATCAGCGGGCGCACCGTCACGCCGGGGTGGTTCTCGACGGGCACCACGAAGTAGCTGAGCCCCTTGTGCTTGTGGTCCGACGACGTGCGCACCAGCAGGATCATCCACTGCGCGAAGTGCGCGAGGCTGGTCCACACCTTGTGCCCGTTCAGCAGGTAGTCGCCCGGTGACGCCGGGTCGGGCCGCAGGCTGGCCTGCACGCTGGCCAGGTCGGAGCCGCTGCCGGGCTCGCTGAAGCCCTGGCACCAGATCTGCTCGCCCGAGAGCAGCGGCGGCAGCAGCTCGCGCTTCAGCTCCTCCTGCGCGTGATGAAAGATGGTGGGCGCCGCCATGCCGAGGCCCACCATGTTGATCAGGAAGGGCGTGCGCGCGCGGTTCATCTCTTCGTTGGCGATGCGCTGGAAGCCCTTGTTTCCACGGCCCCCGTACTCCTTCGGGTAGTCGGCGCCCACCAGCCCCGCGTCGTAGCAGCGCCGCTGCCAAGCCTGCAGGTAGTCCAGCTGCGCGCGCGTCATGGTCTCGATGGGGTGCTGCGGCAGCCGCACGGGCGCGGGCGGCGGGCGGTGCTCGGTCAGCCACGCGCGGCAGTACTCGCGGAACTCGCGCTGGGCGGCCTCTTGGTCGGGGTGCGACGTCATGCCGGGGACGATATCACCAAGTTGTGAATTAGCGGTGC of the Sandaracinaceae bacterium genome contains:
- a CDS encoding acyl-CoA dehydrogenase family protein; the encoded protein is MTSHPDQEAAQREFREYCRAWLTEHRPPPAPVRLPQHPIETMTRAQLDYLQAWQRRCYDAGLVGADYPKEYGGRGNKGFQRIANEEMNRARTPFLINMVGLGMAAPTIFHHAQEELKRELLPPLLSGEQIWCQGFSEPGSGSDLASVQASLRPDPASPGDYLLNGHKVWTSLAHFAQWMILLVRTSSDHKHKGLSYFVVPVENHPGVTVRPLIKLTGETGFNEVLFEDTPVKDAWRLGALGEGWNVAMTTLLHERGAGPLVTPQGGVGSEGLAHNVQGLVSLARTLRRNGKPATEDPHVRARIAALAIRERGIVENGKRARAAALQDHPMRLPLQVKLAGGERVLGLPKS